One genomic window of Cheilinus undulatus linkage group 7, ASM1832078v1, whole genome shotgun sequence includes the following:
- the scly gene encoding selenocysteine lyase codes for MAKQSDDIPLVMGYNFNDHHHHHHYTFQHYSETSPDRIYMDYNATTPMEPEVIQVITEALQDAWGNPSSNYIAGAKAKAMISKSRESVARMVGGRAEDIIFTSGGTEANNLVLNTAVEYFRRNYKAAEQGEGHHNGTKACLPHIITSNVEHDSVKLVAEHLQKNGKAEVTFVPVSRVTARVDVEDIIAAVRPNTCLISVMLANNETGVIMPLQEICQRVKSLNKQHERFRILVHTDAAQALGKIQVDVCELGVDYLTIVGHKFYAPRIGALYVNGPGTKTPLFPMLFGGGQERNFRPGTENTPMIAGLGKAAELVISNLSDYKSHMQSTKIYLEERLQAVFEDKIRFNSHYPGSDTLPNTCNVSILGPGLQGWKVLYNCERLLASVGAACHSDNGHRPSHILLSCGVPSEVAANALRLSVGRGTTKADVDAVVEDLRETVQLLEEARR; via the exons ATGGCCAAACAGTCTGATGACATCCCCTTGGTAATGGGTTACAACTTCAAcgaccaccaccaccaccaccactatacttttcagcattattcagaaACTAGTCCAGACAG GATCTATATGGACTACAATGCCACTACTCCAATGGAACCAGAGGTGATTCAGGTCATCACAGAAGCCCTGCAGGATGCCTGGGGGAACCCTAGTAGCAACTATATAGCAG gtGCTAAGGCAAAGGCAATGATCAGTAAGTCCAGAGAAAGTGTGGCGAGAATGGTTGGAGGTAGAGCAGAGgacatcattttcacatcaGGTGGCACAGAG GCCAACAATCTGGTGCTCAACACAGCAGTGGAATACTTCAGGAGAAATTACAAGGCTGCAGAGCAAGGAGAAGGGCACCATAATGGAACCAAAGCCTGCCTTCCTCACATTATCACTTCTAATGTGGAGCATGACTCAGTCAAACTAGTAGCTGAGCACCTGCAGAAAAATGGCAAGGCAG aGGTGACGTTTGTGCCTGTGTCCAGGGTGACAGCTCGTGTAGATGTGGAAGATATTATTGCTGCTGTGCGTCCCAACACTTGTCTCATCTCTGTCATGCTTGCCAACAATGAGACAGGAGTTATCATG CCTCTCCAAGAGATCTGCCAGAGAGTCAAGTCTCTAAACAAGCAGCATGAGCGATTTCGGATCCTGGTGCACACTGATGCTGCTCAGGCTCTGGGAAAAATCCAAGTAGATGTCTGTGAACTGGGAGTGGATTATCTCACCATAGTGGGGCACAAG TTCTATGCTCCTCGGATTGGTGCTCTGTATGTAAATGGCCCAGGAACAAAAACACCACTGTTCCCGATGCTGTTTGGAGGAGGACAGGAGAGAAACTTCAGACCAGG CACAGAAAACACACCTATGATTGCCGGTCTTGGAAAG GCTGCAGAGCTGGTGATCTCTAATCTGTCAGATTACAAGAGTCACATGCAAAGTACCAAAATTTACTTAGAAGAACGACTGCAG GCCGTCTTCGAAGACAAAATCCGCTTTAACAGTCATTATCCTGGCTCTGATACCCTCCCTAACACATGTAACGTGTCCATCCTGGGCCCAGGATTACAAG gCTGGAAGGTATTATACAACTGTGAGAGGCTGTTGGCTAGTGTGGGCGCCGCCTGCCATTCGGACAATGGGCATCG GCCCTCCCATATCCTCCTGAGCTGCGGGGTCCCGTCAGAGGTGGCAGCAAACGCCCTGAGGTTGAGCGTAGGCAGGGGGACGACTAAAGCAGATGTGGATGCAGTGGTGGAAGATCTGAGAGAGACGGTACAGCTGCTGGAAGAGGCACGACGCTGA